Proteins from a genomic interval of Medicago truncatula cultivar Jemalong A17 chromosome 3, MtrunA17r5.0-ANR, whole genome shotgun sequence:
- the LOC11432735 gene encoding xyloglucan endotransglucosylase/hydrolase 2, whose translation MAYSIGINSMLIGVMIISSLVATCSANFNQDFDLTWGDHRAKIFNGGQLLSLSLDKTSGSGFQSKKEYLFGRIDMQLKLVAGNSAGTVTAYYLSSQGPTHDEIDFEFLGNVSGDPYILHTNVFSQGKGNREQQFYLWFDPTKNFHTYSIIWKPQHIIFLVDNTPIRIFKNAESIGIPFPKNQPMRIYSSLWNADDWATRGGLVKTDWSKAPFTAYYRNFKATELSSVSSTSFSDSALQSNELDAYGRRRLRWVQKYFMIYNYCNDLKRFPEGIPAECKRPRF comes from the exons atggcTTATTCTATTGGCATTAACAGTATGCTGATTGGAGTCATGATAATTAGCTCCTTGGTAGCTACATGTTCTGCTAACTTCAACCAAGACTTTGATCTAACTTGGGGTGACCACCGTGCTAAGATATTCAATGGTGGTCAACTTCTATCTCTTTCTCTTGATAAAACTTCTGGCTCTGGCTTCCAATCCAAGAAAGAGTATTTATTTGGTAGAATTGATATGCAACTTAAACTTGTTGCTGGAAATTCTGCTGGAACTGTTACTGCTTACTAT TTGTCATCACAGGGACCGACTCatgatgaaattgattttgagttcTTAGGAAATGTTAGTGGCGATCCTTACATTCTCCACACAAACGTGTTTTCTCAAGGCAAAGGAAACAGAGAACAACAATTCTACCTCTGGTTCGACCCAACCAAGAACTTCCACACTTACTCTATCATCTGGAAGCCACAACACATTAT ATTTTTGGTTGACAACACCCCAATAAGGATCTTCAAGAATGCTGAATCAATTGGTATTCCATTCCCAAAGAACCAACCAATGAGAATCTATTCAAGTCTCTGGAATGCTGATGATTGGGCTACAAGAGGTGGTTTGGTGAAAACTGATTGGTCCAAAGCACCCTTTACAGCTTACTACCGCAATTTCAAAGCTACTGAGTTATCTTCTGTCTCTTCCACTTCCTTCTCTGATTCTGCATTGCAAAGCAATGAGCTTGATGCTTATGGTAGAAGAAGATTGAGATGGGTTCAGAAATACTTTATGATCTATAATTACTGCAACGATCTTAAGCGATTCCCAGAAGGTATTCCTGCTGAGTGTAAGCGTCCAAGGTTCTGA
- the LOC11429072 gene encoding xyloglucan endotransglucosylase/hydrolase 2 encodes MVSSIGINNMLIGVMIISSLVATCSANFNQDFDLTWGDHRAKIFNGGQLLSLSLDKTSGSGFQSKKEYLFGRIDMQLKLVAGNSAGTVTAYYLSSQGPTHDEIDFEFLGNVSGDPYILHTNVFSQGKGNREQQFYLWFDPTKNFHTYSIIWKPQHIIFLVDNTPIRIFKNAESIGIPFPKNQPMRIYSSLWNADDWATRGGLVKTDWSKAPFTAYYRNFKATELSSVSSTSFSDSALQSNELDAYGRRRLRWVQKYFMIYNYCNDLKRFPEGIPAECKRPRF; translated from the exons atggtTTCTTCTATTGGCATAAACAATATGCTGATTGGAGTTATGATAATTAGCTCCTTGGTAGCTACATGTTCTGCTAACTTCAACCAAGACTTTGATCTAACTTGGGGTGACCACCGTGCTAAGATATTCAATGGTGGTCAACTTCTATCTCTTTCTCTTGATAAAACTTCTGGCTCTGGCTTCCAATCCAAGAAAGAGTATTTATTTGGTAGAATTGATATGCAACTTAAACTTGTTGCTGGAAATTCTGCTGGAACTGTTACTGCTTACTAC TTGTCATCACAGGGACCGACTCatgatgaaattgattttgagttcTTAGGAAATGTTAGTGGCGATCCTTACATTCTCCACACAAACGTGTTTTCTCAAGGCAAAGGAAACAGAGAACAACAATTCTACCTCTGGTTCGACCCAACCAAGAACTTCCACACTTACTCTATCATCTGGAAGCCACAACACATTAT ATTTTTGGTTGACAACACCCCAATAAGGATCTTCAAGAATGCTGAATCAATTGGTATTCCATTCCCAAAGAACCAACCAATGAGAATCTATTCAAGTCTCTGGAATGCTGATGATTGGGCTACAAGAGGTGGTTTGGTGAAAACTGATTGGTCCAAAGCACCCTTTACAGCTTACTACCGCAATTTCAAAGCTACTGAGTTATCTTCTGTCTCTTCCACTTCCTTCTCTGATTCTGCATTGCAAAGCAATGAGCTTGATGCTTATGGTAGAAGAAGATTGAGATGGGTTCAGAAATACTTTATGATCTATAATTACTGCAACGATCTTAAGCGATTCCCAGAAGGTATTCCTGCTGAGTGTAAGCGTCCAAGGTTCTGA